The region ACAcgattttatatttaaatttttttataatctttacATCAAAGGATCTGATGTCAATAAACTAATAGCTTGTATATATAAATCATGTAttataaaattcttatttttttattggtatttgactttaattttgaaattttttttttccagaaagGTCATATTTGCGAAAAAGaccttttaatatattattattatttttagatgaCCTGTTGGTGCGGTCTCTGTAGTATGAATAATCATCCTCGTCGGAACGGACATCAAAGACGCTGTTTTGGACGGCCAAGAGAATAGAACCGTAGGATTCTTCTTTTCTGATGACGTGGCGATTTCTCAGCCGTTACTTTTCTCTATCTATTGACTTTTAAATTCGAAAACAAAACCCccgttttcattctcatttcccACCAACCACTGATTCCCTTCTCTCGTCTCCCCTTCATCGTCGGAATCCGGTCCCCGTTCGCCGAGATTCGTGTTTCCCCGTCGCCGGCGAGCATCGGAAACGTTCCTATCTCGCTAGGGTTTAGCGTGCTTGGTGCGAATTGTCATGGCTGCTGAAATTCGTATCCTTTTTgttcatttactttttttttttggcggattttttttcccttttttggttgtttttgcgTTGCTTTGTTGGTTTTTTGGGGCATTGGATGGAGGTTTGAGCATCGGAATGAAAGGAAATTGAGTTTTGAATCTTTTGATGGTTGTTCTTTGTTTTGGAGTTGGTGTAGGAGTGGAATTTGGGCAATTTGTTGATTAATCTGGCCGTGATTTGGAGTTTGAATGGGTTTTGGATTGTAGATCTTAGTTTTTGATTCTGTATTTTGTCCTTGATTTGGTGCTTAGAAGTGTTGTTTGATCGTTTGATGGAGTTAGTACAATTGCTTAGATTTTTGTCGATTGATAGAATTTATTAGCTTTTGAGGTTTTATTCAGTTTTATGATGTTGATGGGATCTTTAGTTTGATAGAAATGTTTGTCATCGATGGAGATGTATATAATGTATACACATGTTGATGTGATTTTATACGACTTTACAGAATTCTGCAATGATTTTGAGCACTTGTATTTCTTGAAGATGGATTGGATGGATCTTTAGGTTGATGAAAGTGTCTTGGCAAGAAGTCGAGGGTTTTGTGTCATATCTCTAATTGCTTTTTAAAGTTGCCATTTTGGTCAGAGGACTTTGTTTTTGTATGATATTTATGTGATTTGTGAAAGGCCGCTAAACGGGTAGTTCTCATTATTccattgtttttggttttggttaATCGATTCTTGATCTTTAAACTTTTATGATTCATTGACAAGGTACTTATTCATTTCTATAAATTGTTTAGGCTTCTGTTTTTCTGTGGATCATAGAGAATGTTTGCTTTCCCTTGTTTTCTGTGTCCCAttgattttaattaagttcaatTTGGCCAATTTTAGTTGATCTGCAATCTTATATGGATATTGGATTTGCTTTCAAAATTTTCTGATTTACATTTGGTGACTTCTTGCTTTACATTGTAATTTTTGTGAAAAGGATATGTAGTGATTACTTGATATATGAGCAATGTTATAGTTAGTTATATGTTGATTAGTACTTATGCATAACTTGAAAGATCTTCTATTAGTTTTTGCACTGGATGGCTTAACTTTTGTGCACTTCAGCTTTGGAAGCTGCGatgaagaatctgaaaataGAATCAACTCCTAAAGCCAGCGATTCCAATTTGGTacatgaaatttcttgcctctaGCATGATTTTGATTTCtagattcatgtttttttaactgTGGTTGCATCTCTGCTTGCTAATATCTGTCTATaagttttattgaaaatttggtTCCCTCCACAATTTTACTATTTATGCTTTTTGGGTAGCATGGTCCAAAAGATGGAAATCCATCTGATGCAGCATCAGGTATCTCTTTAGGAGATGTCACAAACAGTTTGAAAAAAAGCGAATTTGATCAAGAGGCTGTCATGGCTGGGCAGAACACCTTATATCCAATGAATGACTATTATGGCTACTATTATCCaggttttgtaatttttgcaaCTAGTGAGGCAAGCTTTAGTTATTATGCTTTCAGATCTAATGATAAGAATGATTACAGGTTATTCATTTCGAGAATGGGATAATCAAAGTTACACTTTTGGGAGTCAAGGTTTTGAAGTTCCTCTTCAGGTAAGTTGCTCGGTCTATAATCTCTTGTAAAGTTAGATAAAATGATTTGTCCTGTTACATCCAAGATTTGGTGCATTTTGTGATATTCCTCAATGCAAGCTTCTACTTGTTCGTTTGGTGTATATATTTCCTTGTATGAGGCCTTATTACCCAACTCAACTATACGATGGTCAATTTTTCTGCTTGATGATTGGCAGTTTATTTAAGTTAGAttacattttatgtttttgatactccacatattaagtttgattttatttcaagaTGGTATTGGATAATATGGCTACTTCTTTATACATGACTTTGACTTGGATAGATGGCGGTTCTGAACAACAGTAGTTTCTCAATGGGAGAGGGGCTTGATTCCTCAGCCATGGCTTTAACTATCACATTCTGATCCTACAAAactaaatacttcaaaatataTCTACTGGAGTTCATGGGATgtatatgaattttgatttggttGTATTAACACTCATCTTTGCTTTTATGTTCTATTTCAGGCTATTGCAACAGATAATGGTTCTATTGCTTATTTTATTCCTGGGGCACAACCTGGCTATGTTCCCTATCCTTTGGTGCCTGGAGCTATGATTAGTGTGGATGGACAATATATTAGTCAACAGCCATATTATCCAACTCCAGTTTTCCCTCAGGCATCTTCTCCAGAATATTTTCCTCATTCAGTTGCATATGGGGCTGAACTGGTTCCTGCATACTGGAATCCATCTCTATTGACTGATGGATTTTCTGGGGCTGGATTTGGATTAGATCCAGCAATCTCTGCTCCCATACTGAATTTGCCTTCCCAAACTCATACATTCACTCCTGCAAAACCTTCAATCTCTTCGAAGTCAACAAATGCAACTATAAAGGGATCTCCACAAGCATGGGGAGTTTTACCGCTTCCTGCTGTTCATAATCAATCTCTCAAGCCTGTAAATAaggtattgatttatttatttgtattaagcAAGGTTAATGTGAAAATTTGATATTGATTATCTAAATAACCATGATGGCACGTTTGATGTATAATCTTTTTTTCATCACTGGCTCCTTAGGCTGCTTCTGTTCTATCCCAAAGCTTTCTTCCTGTGAACAagttctcctctttttcaaaCCATGGAAAAGGTGGCCTGTTGCATGCTAAGGAAACTGGACGGAGTTTGGTTGGGACTGAAAAATCCAAAGCAAAAACCAGAGTTAACACAACTGGTGACCTTGACATGCTAAATGAACAGAA is a window of Dioscorea cayenensis subsp. rotundata cultivar TDr96_F1 chromosome 5, TDr96_F1_v2_PseudoChromosome.rev07_lg8_w22 25.fasta, whole genome shotgun sequence DNA encoding:
- the LOC120261431 gene encoding YTH domain-containing protein ECT4-like; protein product: MAAEIPLEAAMKNLKIESTPKASDSNLHGPKDGNPSDAASGISLGDVTNSLKKSEFDQEAVMAGQNTLYPMNDYYGYYYPGYSFREWDNQSYTFGSQGFEVPLQAIATDNGSIAYFIPGAQPGYVPYPLVPGAMISVDGQYISQQPYYPTPVFPQASSPEYFPHSVAYGAELVPAYWNPSLLTDGFSGAGFGLDPAISAPILNLPSQTHTFTPAKPSISSKSTNATIKGSPQAWGVLPLPAVHNQSLKPVNKAASVLSQSFLPVNKFSSFSNHGKGGLLHAKETGRSLVGTEKSKAKTRVNTTGDLDMLNEQNRGPRTNGIRSILSSDTDQVAPPLASEGNEKINASFPVVMDEYNLPDFATNYDHALFFVIKSYSEDDIHKSIKYNVWASTPNGNKRLDNAYQSALEKMVQKGTKCPVFLFFSVNASGQFCGVAEMIGQVDYSKNMDFWQQDKWNGFFPVKWHIIKDIPNPHLRHIILENNEDKPVTNSRDTQEVKFTQGTEMLNIFKNYCSKTSILDDFDFYENRQKVMQDKKIRQPTTNVNRSLPVETKLINGITSNQLTQLK